The following is a genomic window from Gallus gallus isolate bGalGal1 chromosome 21, bGalGal1.mat.broiler.GRCg7b, whole genome shotgun sequence.
TGTCTGTCCCCTCATTCCTTCCATATGTTCTacctccccttccttcctctttctatCCTCTTTTGTTCCTTCATCCCTTTTCTACCTCCATtcatccttcctttcttccaccCGTCCCTCTATCCTTTCATACTTGTGTTcccatctgtctgtccatccttccctcctgccctttgtcctttcccatttccttctttccttccctccctcccttcatccttttcctccttctgcccTTCCTGGCTGCACTTCCCATCCATCATTTTGTCCATCCCGCTTCCTTCCGTCCTTCACTTCCTCCCCTCATccctctcctccatccctctgTCCATCCTTCCTTTGTCTGTCCAcccatccctccttcctttccctgaggatttgaagtgctgctgctgcgctGGGCATGGGTAGGGGTGGGCCGGGGGcacacagggctgctcccaTCTGCCACCCtcgtgccccccaccccatgggacccccacGCCCACGTCCATGCTCTCCCCCAGCTCTAGGCCACCCCCAGCCACCCCGTGTGGCCCTGCCACCACCATGGAGAACGAGCAGCTCCCGGCACCTCCGCCCTCCAGCAGCGCCGGCGGCACCGGCACGACGCCCAGCAGCACCGGCACCGCGCGCCCACCCGCACCGCAGATCTCTGTCTACAGTGGCATTCCCGACCGCCAGACCGTCCAGGTAGGGCTGTGCTGCGCACCCTAATCCTACCCCTCACCCTACGAATGGGGCCAGGGTTGGGCTGCTTGAGTCTCCCCTTGGGTTTAGAGCAGGAACGCTATGTGCATTGGGAGGCTCTGGATAAAGGGTGAGGCGGAGCAGCGTTCAGGGTGCTGTGGCCGGGTTGGCTTTGGGGTGTTgtgtcccacagccccactgctgccccgcAGGTGATCCAGCAGGCCCTGCACCGGCAGCCCAACACAGCGGCACAGTACCTGCAGCAGATGTACGCCgcgcagcagcagcacctgatGCTGCAGACGGCCGCGCTGCAGCAGCAACACCTCACCAGTGCCCAGCTCCAGAGCCTGGCGGCCGTGCAGCAGGTACATACCTCCCCCGGGGTCACCCATAGGTGCCACAGTGCAGTGCACACGCAACGCTTTGCTCCCATCCCCAGGCCAGCCTGGCAGCCAACAGGCAGAGCGGCTCCTCTGGCAGCAATGGCACACAGCAGGCACCGGTGCAGCAGCCCACGGTGAGTCCCCGGCTCACCAGGAGCACCCCGCAGCCCCTACCCCGGTCCCAAAACCCACTGTCCCATTGCAGATCAACCTGGCCACGTCGCCAGCGGCCGCCCAGCTCCTGAACCGGGCACAGAGCGTCAACCCTGGGGCGTCGGGCATCGCGCAGCAAGCTGTCCTGCTGGGCAACGCCGCCTCACCCGCCCTCACTGCCAGCCAGGCACAGATGTACCTGCGGGCGCAGATGGTAAGAGTcgcccagccccacagcactgtggggcagctgggagctgctggttGGCCATCACCCTGCAGCAAGTTGGCCCAGACCCACAGGAAGCAGATGCTATAAGGTCCACTTTGCCCCACAGCTCATAGGGTGCCCATCGCTGTGCTGCGGGGTGGGCTGGATGCATGCAGAGTCCATCACTCCACCGTAGGGTAACCAGAGCCTACAGAACTCGTAGATTTCCTGTCACCTGGCTGTAGGGTAGCCAGGCCCTGTAGGGTGAGCCTGAGCTCACAGGGGACCatttgtgctgctggggggtgCCTAGATCTCCCAGGTTGCCCATTGCTCCGCCATGGGGTGACCAGACCCAAAGGGTGCCCATCACCTGGCTGCGAGGTGCAAGGCCCCCAAGGGGGCACCTCACTCCATAGGGTGAATATTGCCCTGCTTTCAGGTGCCCTGGCCTTATGGGGTGCCCAAACCCACGGGGCATGCTTCACCTCACTGTGGGGTGCCTGGACCCCACAGGGTAACCACACACTGCTCTGAGATCCTCGGAGTCCATAGAGTGTCCGCTGTCCCCACCCTGGGAGTGCCCAGACTGCATGGGGTGTCCATCCTATGGGCTGTGTGGGCTTCATGGGGTGTCCCCCCCTGCAGGTGGTACCCAGACCCCAAGAGATGCCCAGACCTGTAGGGTGTCCCTCACCCTCACTGCTGGGGGCCAACCCCAGGAGGGTACCCTCTGCTACGGTAGGGGGGTGTCTGGATCCCACGGGACACTTACACCCTATGGAGTGTTTGCCCAGACCCCATAGAGGGCCGCTACTCTGATATGGAGTGCCCAGGCCCCACGGGGTCACCCAAGGGACATGgggaacagcagcactgagaagggACACGGGCAAGTGTCCCATGTGCCCCACACTTCTGCCATCACACGAGGGCATGGGGTGACAGTCAGGGTGCTTCCCACAACCCTCGGacgcacacacacacctttCTCTCCCCCCAGCTCATCTTCACACCCACGGGCCCTGTCAGCGCCGTCCGGCCCGAGAGCCCTGCACCTGTCCCACCGCCAGCCCCACCGCCAGCCCCACCGCCCGCCACTCCCCAGGTGAGCCCCCCCCTGCACCCCAcatcctcccttccccccatcCCACTGACCAGCTGCCATTGCAGGTGCACAGCCTGGCGCTGCGCCCCGCCGGcccccacctccctgctctCGCCATGAAGCCCCCTGGCAGCACTCCACGGGCCGGCCCCCCCCGGGCCCCCCCACCCGAGAACCCCGGTGACCACCTCAAAAAGGCTGAGGGCCCCGATGCCCGCACCCACCCCCTGGCCCGCACTGCCACTGCCCCTGCTGCCGCCCACCCACTCGTCACCCCAGGTAAGGCACCATGCTGGGTGGGGCTGGGACACCATTAGGTGCTGCAAAGGGCAGCAGGCGTTCACTCTGAAACCTAATGACAGCCCGCCCTGCTGTTTCCTGGGCACCCCATCTGTATCGGTGACCTGTATAAGCCCCAGTGCCAGCGCTGGTGGATCAGAGGGGGAGGAGGTTCCTCCTCATGGCTCAGCTGGTGAAGGGTGAAGGCtgtccccctccccagcacccaccagCCCCCTGGGGTTACCCAACCTCAGGGTGCTGTTGTTACCCCCCTGGCACAGCCTCATCCCAGCCAAGAGCGAATACCGCCAGGATGAGGAGCAGCCTCGCAGGGAGGGGGCTCAGGGGTGGCACCGCTGATGGAGCCCATGGGCCTTAtcccccctttcctcccccacAGCCTACGCCCcgctgcagcagccccagttcctgcagcagccaccgAAGCcgatgcagcagcagcagttcgtcatccagcagcagcagcaacagcagcagcagcagcagcagcagctggcgcCCCGCGGgcagccccccccagccccagctgcccctcagCTCCAGCCGCTGCCCCCTGCCAGCCCTGGCCCAGCCCCCCCGCCCAAAACAGGAGCCCCCCACGGGGTGGGGGCCGAGGGCACAGCCCCCAACGGGCACCCCGGCTGCTATGGGGCACCCCGCAAGTTCCAGCACGCCTCTGCCGtcatcctgcagctgcagcccgcCAGCAGCACGGTGAgggcccccccagccccagagAGCAGGGGGTGCTAGGGGTCAGGGTGCATGGGGGGCAACTGCGTGCATTCGGGCGGGCGCACCTGTGTGCATGTCAGCTCTGTGCACGTGTGCAACCCTTGTGCCGGAtccgtgtgtgtgtgcgtgtgtgtgcacgGCTGGTGCACGCCTGAGCTATGCAAGTGTTGCATGTGTGCATGACCTGCGCACCATTGCCTGCTTCGTGTCCAGTTGTGCcacatgcatgtgtgtgcaatAGCCCACGAACAGCTGTCCACAGAGCTTACGCACCTGGACCGTGTCTGCACGTGCGTCCACGGCTCACACACAACTACGTGTGTGCAAGTGCACATAGGTTGTCTCCATGTGCACGTATCTACCTGTCCCACGTGCACGTGAGTGCATTCCTGGCCCACACACGTGTGTAGCAGCATCACCCAGACCCGGGCATCTGCGCGCACGCTCGCGTGCCCCACGCACACGCGGACGCCCCATCCCTCACACCCCTCTACCCATGTACGGGGCGGGGGGTGCGCTGCCGGGCCGCTGACGCTGTCCCCGCCGCAGCCGCCGCTGGGTGCCGCAGAGGCCGCCCGCCGGGACGTGCCGCCCGCCGCCAGGAGCcctcccgccgccgcgccgcccgccgccgccgccgcccccccgccgccccccggccccgaAGCGCCGCAGGGGGAGCGCGCCGCCGCGCACGGTAAGCGCGGGAAACTGAGGCACGTGGGGAGTGGCGCCGCGCGGCCGCGCCCCCTCTCCCGACGCCCCTCCCGTCGAGCGGAGCGCGCACGCGCGGCGGCGGCCAATGAGGGCGGTGGGCGTGGTcaccgcccggccccgccccgccccgcgcagccgccgccgccgccccggcccggcccggccccgctccgcctttgtccccgctccgccgccgccgccgccgcctttGTCCCCGCCATGGGGCTGCCGCGCCGCTGAGCGCCGCCGGTGAGTGCGCGCCGCCCCgctccggcccggcccggcgggcGCTGACCTCACTTCCGCATCCGCCCTCGGCCCGGAGCCGCCGCGGCCCGGTCAGGTGAGGCCGGGGAGCGGCGTCGGGGCCCGGCGCGGCCTAGGAAGGAGCGGCGCGGCCCGGCGCGGCCTAGCGGGCCCGGGGCGGCCTAACGGGGCGGGGGCGGGTGGTGCCGCGTGGAAGCTGACGGTTCTCCCCCTCCCGTtccaccccccgcccccccccccctcccctcctcctccgcAGAGCCGGGCGCGGAGCGTGTGGAtgcgccgcccgccgcccccgcccccgGCATGACCTCGGGCAGCGGCAGCGCTGCCTCCACCGTCGCCGGCGCCGCCCCGCACAATGGTGAGAACAAGCCGCCGCAGGCCGTGGTGAAGCCGCAGATCCTCACGCACGTGATCGAGGGCTTCGTCATCCAGGAGGGCGCCGAGCCCTTCCCGGTAAGTTTTCCCCCCTCCCTAACGCAGCGcaccccgccccccccccctcccccgccgtCCCCCGGCCCCGTTGACGCCGACGCCGCCCGCAGGTGGGGCGCTCCTCGCTGCTGGTGGGGGGCCTGAAGCCGCAGTATGCGCAGGAGCTGCTGGCGGAGCGTGCCCCGCAGCACgacaacaccaccaccaccgaCTCCGAGATGGAGGAGCCCTACCTGCAAGGTGAGGGGGGGATACCCCGAGGTGGGACCCCCGCGAGGACTCTGCCCCGCCTCGGCTCAGCCGCCCGCTGCTCTCTGTCGGCAGAGTCCAAAGAGGAGGGGGCCCCCCCGAAGCTGAAGTGTGAGCTGTGCGGCCGCGTCGACTTCGCCTACAAGTTCAAGCGCTCCAAGCGTTTCTGCTCCATGGCGTGCGCCAAGAGGTACCGGGctgcgcccccccccgccccgcgcccctccccagccctgctctcaccccccccccccctccccgccgctgCCCGCAGGTACAACGTGGGCTGCACCAAACGCGTAGGGCTGTTCCACCCTGACCGCAGCAAGCTGCAGAAGCCCGGAGTGCCCCCCCACGGCCGCCGCCGTGCCTGCAAAGTGCCCACGCTCAGCAAGGACACCAAGAAGCAGGTGAGGGGGGGACGTGGGTCCGACCCACGGGGCACAGCGAGCCGCAGGGCTGGTGCTGCCCGGTGGCTCCGTCCCGCAGACGCCGGTGTCCCTCCCGCCGGGCTCGGGGCCGCTCTCGGTGACGGCGTCGCTGCAGCTCAACCACAGCCAGGAGGACTCGAGCCGCTGCTCGGACAACTCGAGCTACGAGGAGCCGCTGTCGCCCATCTCGGCCAGCTCGTCCGCCTCCCGCCGGCGCCAGGCTGAGCGTGACCTGGAGCTGCATGACATGGAGCTGCCCGACATGCACGTGCGGGAGCTGGCGGGCATCGGGCACCGCTTCCTGCCCAGCGAGCCCAGCAAGTGGAACGTGGAGGACGTCTACGAGTTCATCCGCTCGCTGCCGGGTGAGGAGCGTCAGGTCACACTGTAGAGGGGCTCTGTTGGgtttggggctgtgctgagtgtGACTATGTTGTGTGttcccccccctgcccccctcATAGGCTGCCAGGAGATCGCAGAGGAGTTCCGTGCACAGGAGATCGACGGGcaggcgctgctgctgctgaaggaggaCCACCTGATGAGCACCATGAACATCAAACTGGGGCCAGCCCTCAAGATCTACGCCCGCATCAGCATGCTCAAGGACTCCTAGAGCTGCGCTTCCAGCTCACATGGACGCTCCCGccgggtgggggggaggggggcggacagacctgctccccccccccccctcagctctgcctgtcctggttgggggtgggggggactcATCACTGAGCACAAACAGCCCTGGGGCGCCCCCCCTCCCTTGGCTGCAGGGTGCGTACATATAGCCCGTAGCGATAGTGGCCCCGCTGTGGCAGGGAGCTCCCCCAGCACGACGGGGCACAGCAGGATGGTTGCCTTAATGCGTGGCCCCGGCTGCCTGCCCCGGGGTGGGGGTGGATGTGGGGGGTGCCTGCAGAGATGGCACTgcccccagcagggctgctccaggGGCACCTCAGTAAAGGACAGAGGCGGTGGGGGCTCAGTACCCCAGCAGgtaaggaccccccccccctccccctcagcCCACACCGCCGTCGCCGGCTGCCACGGTCTTTctaagaaaaggaggaaaaaagaaaaaaaaaagaaaaaagaaaaaaacacagaaaccacaaccccttttttttcccccgtttttgtttctaataaacactgaaaaagaaaactgaccCCCCCATATTTTGCTGGctcctcctcacccccccccccccattccatcTGGGTAAACTGAGGTGCATCACAGTGACAGCATCCTGGCACAGGGCTTTGTGTCACCCCCCCGCTGGGACACCCCTGTCACACAGAGCTTGTCTGCCgtgtgctgctggtggccgCCCCAGGGGGGCACTGGTACCACTGGGACACCTTTTGTTCCCTTTGTGCCCCCACGGCtgtccccctgccccacatccctgctGGCACCAGTAGGCACCCAGAGGTGAGACTGAGGAGCACTGAGGTTCCCGTCCCCAGCTGAGGGTCCCAAAAGCTGcaggggggggggatgtggagATGGCATCCCTGGAGCCCGTGGCCATGGTGGGGAggaggccctggagctggtGGCCGTGGCAGTGATGTGTCCCTGGTGATGGtggctgtggtggtggtgtgtcctggtgctggtggcactgtgacctgctggccatggtGGCACTGTGTCCCGGTGCTCACATCCATGAcgcccccccagcactgccagctctcccagagcccccccagcacaacacagctgctgccttccccaccTCTTCATCATCCATCCCCACGTCggagtgtgtgtgggggggaggtttgtgccccccccccccaccaggTGCCACCTTTGTCACCCCGCTGCCCCTCACCCATCCGCCCATCCCCGCTGCAGTGGCACCACACAGAGCCcatcttttgtttccttttcttttattctttctttgttgttgttttttttttttttttttgctccaaaACGGGCGCTGTtttgcggggggggggggggggggggccggggggggtccCCACTGTTTCCAACTGCCCGCAAACGCTCC
Proteins encoded in this region:
- the PHC2 gene encoding polyhomeotic-like protein 2 isoform X1 → MENEQLPAPPPSSSAGGTGTTPSSTGTARPPAPQISVYSGIPDRQTVQVIQQALHRQPNTAAQYLQQMYAAQQQHLMLQTAALQQQHLTSAQLQSLAAVQQASLAANRQSGSSGSNGTQQAPVQQPTINLATSPAAAQLLNRAQSVNPGASGIAQQAVLLGNAASPALTASQAQMYLRAQMLIFTPTGPVSAVRPESPAPVPPPAPPPAPPPATPQVHSLALRPAGPHLPALAMKPPGSTPRAGPPRAPPPENPGDHLKKAEGPDARTHPLARTATAPAAAHPLVTPAYAPLQQPQFLQQPPKPMQQQQFVIQQQQQQQQQQQQQLAPRGQPPPAPAAPQLQPLPPASPGPAPPPKTGAPHGVGAEGTAPNGHPGCYGAPRKFQHASAVILQLQPASSTPPLGAAEAARRDVPPAARSPPAAAPPAAAAAPPPPPGPEAPQGERAAAHEPGAERVDAPPAAPAPGMTSGSGSAASTVAGAAPHNGENKPPQAVVKPQILTHVIEGFVIQEGAEPFPVGRSSLLVGGLKPQYAQELLAERAPQHDNTTTTDSEMEEPYLQESKEEGAPPKLKCELCGRVDFAYKFKRSKRFCSMACAKRYNVGCTKRVGLFHPDRSKLQKPGVPPHGRRRACKVPTLSKDTKKQTPVSLPPGSGPLSVTASLQLNHSQEDSSRCSDNSSYEEPLSPISASSSASRRRQAERDLELHDMELPDMHVRELAGIGHRFLPSEPSKWNVEDVYEFIRSLPGCQEIAEEFRAQEIDGQALLLLKEDHLMSTMNIKLGPALKIYARISMLKDS
- the PHC2 gene encoding polyhomeotic-like protein 2 isoform X4; the protein is MENEQLPAPPPSSSAGGTGTTPSSTGTARPPAPQISVYSGIPDRQTVQINLATSPAAAQLLNRAQSVNPGASGIAQQAVLLGNAASPALTASQAQMYLRAQMLIFTPTGPVSAVRPESPAPVPPPAPPPAPPPATPQVHSLALRPAGPHLPALAMKPPGSTPRAGPPRAPPPENPGDHLKKAEGPDARTHPLARTATAPAAAHPLVTPAYAPLQQPQFLQQPPKPMQQQQFVIQQQQQQQQQQQQQLAPRGQPPPAPAAPQLQPLPPASPGPAPPPKTGAPHGVGAEGTAPNGHPGCYGAPRKFQHASAVILQLQPASSTPPLGAAEAARRDVPPAARSPPAAAPPAAAAAPPPPPGPEAPQGERAAAHEPGAERVDAPPAAPAPGMTSGSGSAASTVAGAAPHNGENKPPQAVVKPQILTHVIEGFVIQEGAEPFPVGRSSLLVGGLKPQYAQELLAERAPQHDNTTTTDSEMEEPYLQESKEEGAPPKLKCELCGRVDFAYKFKRSKRFCSMACAKRYNVGCTKRVGLFHPDRSKLQKPGVPPHGRRRACKVPTLSKDTKKQTPVSLPPGSGPLSVTASLQLNHSQEDSSRCSDNSSYEEPLSPISASSSASRRRQAERDLELHDMELPDMHVRELAGIGHRFLPSEPSKWNVEDVYEFIRSLPGCQEIAEEFRAQEIDGQALLLLKEDHLMSTMNIKLGPALKIYARISMLKDS
- the PHC2 gene encoding polyhomeotic-like protein 2 isoform X5; translated protein: MTSGSGSAASTVAGAAPHNGENKPPQAVVKPQILTHVIEGFVIQEGAEPFPVGRSSLLVGGLKPQYAQELLAERAPQHDNTTTTDSEMEEPYLQESKEEGAPPKLKCELCGRVDFAYKFKRSKRFCSMACAKRYNVGCTKRVGLFHPDRSKLQKPGVPPHGRRRACKVPTLSKDTKKQTPVSLPPGSGPLSVTASLQLNHSQEDSSRCSDNSSYEEPLSPISASSSASRRRQAERDLELHDMELPDMHVRELAGIGHRFLPSEPSKWNVEDVYEFIRSLPGCQEIAEEFRAQEIDGQALLLLKEDHLMSTMNIKLGPALKIYARISMLKDS
- the PHC2 gene encoding polyhomeotic-like protein 2 isoform X3; the encoded protein is MENEQLPAPPPSSSAGGTGTTPSSTGTARPPAPQISVYSGIPDRQTVQVIQQALHRQPNTAAQYLQQMYAAQQQHLMLQTAALQQQHLTSAQLQSLAAVQQINLATSPAAAQLLNRAQSVNPGASGIAQQAVLLGNAASPALTASQAQMYLRAQMLIFTPTGPVSAVRPESPAPVPPPAPPPAPPPATPQVHSLALRPAGPHLPALAMKPPGSTPRAGPPRAPPPENPGDHLKKAEGPDARTHPLARTATAPAAAHPLVTPAYAPLQQPQFLQQPPKPMQQQQFVIQQQQQQQQQQQQQLAPRGQPPPAPAAPQLQPLPPASPGPAPPPKTGAPHGVGAEGTAPNGHPGCYGAPRKFQHASAVILQLQPASSTPPLGAAEAARRDVPPAARSPPAAAPPAAAAAPPPPPGPEAPQGERAAAHEPGAERVDAPPAAPAPGMTSGSGSAASTVAGAAPHNGENKPPQAVVKPQILTHVIEGFVIQEGAEPFPVGRSSLLVGGLKPQYAQELLAERAPQHDNTTTTDSEMEEPYLQESKEEGAPPKLKCELCGRVDFAYKFKRSKRFCSMACAKRYNVGCTKRVGLFHPDRSKLQKPGVPPHGRRRACKVPTLSKDTKKQTPVSLPPGSGPLSVTASLQLNHSQEDSSRCSDNSSYEEPLSPISASSSASRRRQAERDLELHDMELPDMHVRELAGIGHRFLPSEPSKWNVEDVYEFIRSLPGCQEIAEEFRAQEIDGQALLLLKEDHLMSTMNIKLGPALKIYARISMLKDS
- the PHC2 gene encoding polyhomeotic-like protein 2 isoform X2 — its product is MENEQLPAPPPSSSAGGTGTTPSSTGTARPPAPQISVYSGIPDRQTVQVIQQALHRQPNTAAQYLQQMYAAQQQHLMLQTAALQQQHLTSAQLQSLAAVQQASLAANRQSGSSGSNGTQQAPVQQPTINLATSPAAAQLLNRAQSVNPGASGIAQQAVLLGNAASPALTASQAQMYLRAQMLIFTPTGPVSAVRPESPAPVPPPAPPPAPPPATPQVHSLALRPAGPHLPALAMKPPGSTPRAGPPRAPPPENPGDHLKKAEGPDARTHPLARTATAPAAAHPLVTPAYAPLQQPQFLQQPPKPMQQQQFVIQQQQQQQQQQQQQLAPRGQPPPAPAAPQLQPLPPASPGPAPPPKTGAPHGVGAEGTAPNGHPGCYGAPRKFQHASAVILQLQPASSTPPLGAAEAARRDVPPAARSPPAAAPPAAAAAPPPPPGPEAPQGERAAAHEPGAERVDAPPAAPAPGMTSGSGSAASTVAGAAPHNGENKPPQAVVKPQILTHVIEGFVIQEGAEPFPVGRSSLLVGGLKPQYAQELLAERAPQHDNTTTTDSEMEEPYLQESKEEGAPPKLKCELCGRVDFAYKFKRSKRFCSMACAKRYNVGCTKRVGLFHPDRSKLQKPGVPPHGRRRACKVPTLSKDTKKQLNHSQEDSSRCSDNSSYEEPLSPISASSSASRRRQAERDLELHDMELPDMHVRELAGIGHRFLPSEPSKWNVEDVYEFIRSLPGCQEIAEEFRAQEIDGQALLLLKEDHLMSTMNIKLGPALKIYARISMLKDS